The following coding sequences lie in one Dehalococcoidia bacterium genomic window:
- the rsfS gene encoding ribosome silencing factor produces the protein IATAQNVRHMRALMETLDRDLAAAGVNALHVEGEADSGWVLIDFGDVIAHLFTPEDRAYYNLEGLWSRAGVAPVRFQ, from the coding sequence GATCGCAACGGCGCAGAACGTCCGGCACATGCGCGCCCTGATGGAGACGCTGGACCGCGACCTGGCGGCCGCAGGAGTCAACGCGCTCCATGTCGAGGGCGAGGCCGACTCCGGCTGGGTCCTCATCGACTTCGGGGACGTCATCGCCCATCTGTTCACGCCCGAGGACCGCGCTTACTACAACCTCGAAGGCCTCTGGAGCCGCGCCGGCGTCGCGCCGGTCCGCTTCCAGTAA